One window of Nocardia sp. NBC_00508 genomic DNA carries:
- a CDS encoding CaiB/BaiF CoA transferase family protein has protein sequence MSMPSTAEQGPLAGIKVIELAGIGPGPHAALLLADLGADVVRVQRRGQLPGGFDRPQLRGRTIVEADLKDPADIEKVLRLVEKADVLIEGFRPGVTERMGLGPDDALARNPRLVYGRMTGWGQQGPLADRAGHDINYISITGVLHAIGRKGERPVPPLNMVGDFGGGSMFLVFGVLAALVERQTSGKGQVIDAAMVDGALALSHMIWGMRGSRAWSDERGVNLLDTGMSFYDTYETSDGKYMAVGAIEPQFYAQLLAGLEIDQEGLPFQLDPTGQDTLKKLFAERFRTRTRDQWTEIFIGTDACVSPVLTFEEATANEHIAARGSLLELENITQHAPAPRFSRTPNGVPTPPPTTATPIESVWVG, from the coding sequence GTGAGCATGCCATCCACCGCCGAGCAGGGCCCGCTCGCGGGCATCAAGGTCATCGAGTTGGCCGGTATCGGCCCCGGTCCGCACGCGGCGCTGCTGCTCGCCGATCTGGGCGCCGACGTGGTGCGGGTGCAGCGCCGTGGTCAGCTGCCCGGCGGGTTCGACCGGCCGCAGTTGCGCGGCCGGACCATCGTCGAGGCCGACCTCAAGGACCCGGCGGACATCGAGAAGGTGCTCCGGCTGGTCGAGAAAGCGGACGTACTGATCGAGGGCTTTCGCCCCGGCGTCACCGAGCGGATGGGCCTGGGGCCGGACGACGCGCTCGCCCGCAACCCCCGCCTGGTCTACGGCCGGATGACCGGCTGGGGCCAGCAGGGGCCACTGGCCGATCGCGCCGGACACGACATCAACTACATCTCCATCACCGGGGTGCTGCACGCCATCGGCCGCAAAGGCGAACGTCCGGTCCCGCCGCTGAACATGGTGGGCGACTTCGGCGGCGGCTCGATGTTCCTGGTGTTCGGCGTCCTCGCCGCACTGGTCGAGCGGCAGACCTCGGGCAAGGGCCAGGTGATCGACGCGGCCATGGTCGATGGCGCCCTTGCCCTTTCGCACATGATCTGGGGCATGCGCGGCTCCCGCGCCTGGTCCGATGAGCGCGGCGTGAACCTGCTCGACACGGGGATGTCGTTCTACGACACCTACGAAACCTCCGACGGCAAATATATGGCGGTCGGCGCGATCGAACCGCAGTTCTATGCGCAACTGCTCGCCGGGCTGGAGATCGACCAGGAAGGATTGCCGTTCCAGCTCGACCCCACGGGTCAGGACACGCTGAAGAAGCTTTTCGCCGAACGCTTCCGGACCAGGACGCGGGACCAGTGGACGGAGATCTTCATCGGCACCGACGCGTGCGTCTCGCCCGTGCTCACCTTCGAGGAGGCGACGGCCAACGAGCACATCGCCGCTCGCGGCTCGCTGCTGGAGTTGGAGAACATCACCCAGCACGCCCCGGCGCCGCGCTTCTCGCGCACGCCGAACGGGGTACCCACCCCGCCACCGACCACGGCCACGCCCATCGAGTCGGTCTGGGTCGGCTGA